A genomic region of Conger conger chromosome 6, fConCon1.1, whole genome shotgun sequence contains the following coding sequences:
- the wdr32 gene encoding DDB1- and CUL4-associated factor 10, with protein sequence MSTSRQSDSENADETEADRPSNNISREGLDNEQFDEEADTRLQGTVPLRDRHNADPEQNSTRPEFTKDSKAKSTSASELRTEGSASGIGNYVFRWLRKRTIGTGPFVDPARDNFRTMTSLYSSMNPAADSVNISTQTHGAVFNLEYSPDGSVLTVACEQTEVLLFDPISSTHIKTLVEAHEDCVNNIRFLDNRLFATCSDDTTIALWDLRKMNSKVCSLHGHTSWVKNIEYDTNTRLLVTSGFDGNVITWDTNRFTEDGCPHKKFFHTRYLMRMRLTPDCSKMLISTSSGYLLILHELDLTQSLEVGSYRILRARRSTLNSEGTTASSRSAGTPRHGNDSSKVHPQASQREGGSPRNSLEVLTPEIPGEKDRGNCITSLQLHPKGWASLIRCSSNMDDQEWTCVYEFQEGAPTRPPVSPRCSLRLTHYIEEANVGRGYIKELCFSPDGRLICSPYGYGVRLLAFDERCGELSDCPRASTSCLREVRSVYSHSDVVLTTKFSPTHCQLASGCLSGQVSLYQPKF encoded by the exons ATGAGCACGAGTCGTCAAAGCGACAGCGAAAATGCTGATGAAACTGAGGCAGACAGGCCGAGTAACAACATATCCAGGGAAGGCCTGGACAATGAGCAATTTGACGAGGAAGCGGACACCCGGCTGCAAGGGACAGTTCCTTTACGGGACAGGCACAACGCTGACCCCGAACAGAATAGCACCAGACCGGAGTTTACAAAAGATTCTAAAGCAAAGTCAACCAGTGCATCGGAGCTCAGAACAGAAGGTTCGGCCAGTGGCATCGGTAATTATGTGTTCCGATGGCTTCGAAAAAGGACAATTGGAACAGGACCTTTTGTGGACCCGGCTCGGGATAACTTCCGGACAATGACGAGTTTGTACAGTTCAATGAACCCTGCTGCGGATTCCGTCAACATAAGCACCCAAACTCACGGTGCAGTGTTCAATTTAGAGTACTCGCCGGATGG GTCTGTGCTGACGGTGGCTTGCGAGCAGACAGAGGTCCTGCTCTTCGATCCCATCTCCTCCACACACATCAAAACCCTGGTGGAGGCACACGAAGACTGCGTCAATAACATCAG ATTTCTGGACAATCGGCTGTTTGCCACTTGCTCAGATGACACCaccattgcattgtgggatttacGGAAGATGAATTCCAAGGTGTGCTCGCTGCATGGGCACACCAGCTGGGTGAAGAACATCGAGTATGACACGAACACTCGACTCCTGGTCACTTCTGGCTTTGATGGAAATGTCATCACCTGGGACACCAACCG GTTCACAGAGGACGGCTGCCCGCACAAGAAGTTCTTTCACACCCGTTACCTAATGAGAATGCGGCTGACGCCTGACTGCTCCAAGATGCTCATCTCCACCTCCTCCGGCTACCTGCTGATTCTGCACGAGCTGGACCTGACCCAGTCCCTGGAGGTGGGCAGCTACCGCATCCTGCGGGCTCGCCGATCCACCCTCAACTCGG AAGGCACCACCGCCAGCTCAAGGTCGGCAGGCACCCCTCGTCATGGCAACGACTCCAGTAAGGTCCACCCCCAGGCCTCACAGAGGGAAG GCGGATCTCCAAGGAACAGCCTGGAGGTTCTGACCCCTGAGATCCCCGgggagaaggacagagggaACTGCATCACCTCCCTGCAACTGCACCCCAAGGGCTGGGCCTCGCTCATCCGCTGCTCCAGCAACATGGACGACCAGGAG TGGACCTGCGTGTACGAGTTCCAGGAGGGGGCCCCGACGCGGCCGCCCGTCTCCCCGCGCTGCTCCCTCCGTCTCACCCACTACATCGAGGAGGCCAACGTGGGCCGGGGCTACATCAAGGAGCTGTGCTTCAGCCCTGACGGCCGGCTCATCTGCTCGCCCTACGGCTACGGTGTCCGCCTGCTGGCGTTCGACGAGCGCTGCGGTGAGCTGTCGGACTGTCCGCGGGCCAGCACCAGCTGCCTGCGCGAGGTGCGCTCCGTCTACTCCCACAGTGACGTGGTGCTCACCACTAAGTTCTCCCCCACCCACTGCCAGCTGGCCTCCGGCTGCCTCAGCGGACAGGTGTCCCTCTACCAGCCCAAGTTCTAG
- the pomk gene encoding protein O-mannose kinase — translation MAKGVSSASRSVPIVLVCLGALLFANVLIYFYIESLYQISETHVSPHGDCPPRHFKMGTMKNCSPWLQCPAVRMEVRKLKMIGQGAVKQVFLSEWKGHKVAVSKLSTLEYQEDFLHGLAMLQALQGPHVVLLVGLCVEDHTFVTEYHPLGSLLNLDSVLEQEKYRKLDTWQTRLRLALEYVSALHYLHNSPVGTRVMCDSNDLGKTLSQFLLTSDFHLVANDLDALPAVERARGGLVKCGSRELQGEFVAPEQLWPHGEGMPFSDELMPGYDEKTDVWKVPEVARFLLGRVPGGDVAHFHLFQIHSQCKRKDPASRPSARDVLGVYRTVYANMMKDNPSPGSRDML, via the exons ATGGCGAAGGGCGTGAGCAGTGCCAGTCGGAGTGTGCCcattgtgctggtgtgtttgggcGCACTGCTATTCGCCAATGTCCTCATCTACTTTTACATCGAGTCCCTGTACCAGATCAGTGAGACGCACGTGTCTCCCCATGGTGACTGTCCGCCGAGACACTTCAAAATGGGCACCATGAAGAATTGTTCTCCCTGGCTACAGTGCCCTGCTGTGCGCATGGAGGTGCGCAAGTTAAAGATGATTGGCCAGGGAGCTGTGAAGCAG GTCTTCCTGTCTGAATGGAAGGGCCACAAAGTGGCGGTGTCCAAGCTGTCGACGCTGGAGTACCAAGAGGATTTTCTGCACGGGTTGGCCATGCTGCAAGCACTGCAAGGCCCCCACGTGGTGCTCCTGGTTGGGTTGTGTGTGGAAGACCACACTTTCGTCACTGAGTACCATCCGCTGGGCTCTCTGCTCAACCTGGACTCTGTGCTGGAGCAGGAGAAGTACCGCAAGCTGGACACCTGGCAGACCCGCCTGCGCCTGGCCCTGGAGTACGTCTCGGCCCTGCATTACCTCCACAACAGCCCTGTGGGCACGCGTGTCATGTGTGACTCCAACGACCTGGGCAAGACcctctcccagttcctgctgaCCAGCGACTTCCACCTGGTGGCCAACGACCTGGACGCCCTGCCAGCCGTGGAGAGGGCCCGGGGCGGACTGGTCAAGTGCGGCAGCCGGGAGCTCCAGGGCGAGTTTGTGGCCCCCGAGCAGCTGTGGCCCCACGGTGAGGGCATGCCCTTCTCAGACGAGCTCATGCCCGGGTATGACGAGAAGACGGATGTGTGGAAGGTTCCGGAAGTGGCGCGCTTCCTGCTGGGGAGGGTGCCGGGCGGAGACGTGGCCCATTTCCACCTCTTTCAGATCCACAGCCAGTGCAAGAGGAAGGATCCGGCCAGCCGGCCCTCTGCCCGCGATGTGCTGGGCGTGTACAGGACGGTCTATGCCAACATGATGAAAGATAACCCCAGCCCCGGCTCCAGAGACATGCTCTGA
- the LOC133131059 gene encoding BEN domain-containing protein 4-like has product MQSADEGSCVSKICRQRSPYSALKTFPSKRAAGKARYDRPTMVAIPHLGGGGGGHHFQYLNPHHQHLQHLQHHQNSLASTNEHNHIPQRFPYENGPSFRVATSTSASASAATATASADSPRRVGGTAVHHVSTHPAGSASSFQDPTDSNQGLSAESRLILDVFAQQCSRVLTLLNSNGKFLDPGPSFSSPATALMSRIKQEEGAYPGVGRSGGPCQSGDPKTQEAGPESHHAPHRKQQQTSAFLQAFTESLQNYLTHPGPAHNHAPGPSSGGEYCQPTDPNPLSASPAHTLGGWTSPAPSESHGHPSSTLPEEEEEEEGCCPRCLELEQEVLCLQQENEELRRKLDNVPVPCQTVLDFFKRVLLHNNQLGQPASPEDQLTEGSKQLLGNYPVFITNKQWDEAVNSSKKDGRRLLRYLIRFVFTTDELKYSCGLGKRKRSVQTGEAGPERRPLNPVKVTCLREFIRMHCASNPDWWMPSEEQINKVFSDAVGHARQGRAVGTFLGSSGSCSSGGSSFYLESIDGHLSQDELFLRGSQDGD; this is encoded by the exons ATGCAGTCAGCGGACGAGGGATCATGCGTCTCCAAAATCTGTAGGCAGCGGAGCCCCTACAGCGCCCTCAAGACCTTCCCCAGCAAGCGAGCGGCGGGGAAGGCGAGATACGACAGACCCACCATGGTGGCAATCCCGCATCTGGGAGGAGGCGGGGGCGGGCATCATTTTCAATATCTTAACCCCCATCATCAGCATCTACAGCACTTACAGCATCACCAGAATTCCCTCGCCAGTACCAACGAGCACAACCACATACCCCAGCGCTTTCCGTATGAGAACGGGCCCAGCTTCAGAGTCGCGACATCTACATCAGCATCAGCCTCGGCGGCAACGGCGACAGCATCAGCAGACAGCCCGCGGAGGGTCGGCGGCACAGCTGTGCACCATGTTTCCACGCATCCGGCAGGTAGCGCCTCGTCATTTCAAGATCCCACGGACAGCAACCAAGGGCTAAGCGCAG AGAGCAGGCTGATCCTGGACGTGTTCGCTCAGCAGTGCAGTCGGGTGTTGACCCTGCTCAATAGCAATGGGAAGTTCCTGGACCCCGGGCCTTCCTTCAGCTCCCCTGCAACGGCTCTGATGTCCCGCATcaagcaggaggagggggcctACCCGGGGGTGGGCCGCTCGGGGGGCCCCTGCCAATCGGGCGACCCCAAGACTCAGGAGGCGGGGCCGGAGTCCCACCACGCGCCCCACAGGAAGCAGCAGCAGACGTCTGCCTTCCTGCAGGCCTTCACAGAGTCGCTCCAGAACTACCTGACCCACCCTGGCCCAGCCCACAACCACGCCCCAGGCCCCTCTTCCGGTGGGGAGTACTGCCAGCCCACGGACCCAAACCCCCTTTCTGCGTCCCCCGCCCACACCCTGGGGGGCTGGACCTCCCCAGCCCCCTCCGAGTCCCACGGGCACCCGTCCTCCACCCTgccggaggaagaggaggaagaggagggctgCTGTCCCCGCTGcctggagctggagcaggaggtgcTGTGCCTGCAGCAGGAGAACGAGGAGCTACGGCGTAAGCTGGACAATGTGCCAG TTCCCTGTCAGACTGTGCTGGACTTTTTCAAGAGGGTCCTTCTGCACAACAACCAGCTTGGGCAGCCTGCATCCCCAGAGGACCAACTGACAGAG GGCAGTAAGCAGCTCCTGGGGAACTACCCCGTCTTTATCACCAACAAGCAGTGGGATGAGGCGGTGAACTCGTCCAAGAAGGACGGGCGTCGGCTCCTGCGCTACCTGATCCGCTTCGTCTTCACCACCGACGAGCTCAAGTACTCCTGTGGCCTGGGCAAGAGGAAGCGCTCGGTTCAGACCGGCGAGGCCGGCCCCGAGAGACGCCCCCTCAACCCTGTCAAGGTCACCTGCCTCAGAG AGTTCATCCGGATGCATTGTGCCTCGAACCCGGACTGGTGGATGCCCTCCGAGGAGCAGATCAACAAGGTGTTCAGTGACGCGGTGGGTCACGCCCGGCAGGGCCGGGCCGTGGGCACCTTCCTGGGCAGCAGCGGCAGCTGCAGCAGCGGTGGGAGCAGCTTCTACCTGGAGAGCATTGACGGACACCTGTCCCAGGACGAGCTCTTCCTGCGCGGCTCCCAGGACGGGGACTGA